The following DNA comes from Anaerostipes rhamnosivorans.
TTTCATACATCTGTTTCCATTCCTTTTTATGCCCGGTTAAAATGATAGGAAAGAGTATCCAAAGTTCTTCGTTGGACATTTCCGTAAGCTTTTTCATGATTTCCCCTTTCTTTATTGTCGTAAAACAGCTTATCTTTCTCTTATTTTGGCTGATAGGAACTTTTCATGGAGACAATCCGGTTAAATACCATATGCTCCGGTGTAGTATCCTTTGTATCAAGACAGAAGTATCCCTGCCTTACAAACTGAAAACTATCGCCGGGAGCGGCCTCTAAAAGACATGGCTCCACATAGCAATCCGTGAGTATCTTAAGAGAATCCGGATTCAGGTTGATCGATCCGTCCTCATTATAGACACCTTTTTCCTCATCCACGATATTTTCGTATAACCGGACTTCCGCCTTCTTGGCAAACGGCACTGCCACCCAATGTATGGTGCCCTTAACCTTTCTTCCATCTGGACTGTTTCCTCCTCTGGATTCAGGATCATAAGTGCAGTGAACTTCGGTCACATTACCATCTTCATCAGTTACGTAATCCGTGCAGGTCACGAAATATCCATTCATCAGACGCACTTCATTGCCCGGATATAAGCGGAAGTACTTCTTCGGACGCTCAATCTTAAAGTCATCCCTTTCAATATAAAGTTCCCTGCAGAACGGAACCTTTCTCACTCCCATCTCTTCATTTTCCTGATTGTTTTTCACTTCCATATACTCTACCTGGTCTTCTGGATAATTTGTAATGACCAGTTTGACTGGATCCAGGATGGCTGAAACCCTTGGCTTTTTCAGTTTCAGATCATCTCTGATACAGTACTCAAGCATGGCGTAATCTACAGAACTGTGACTCTTGGCCACGCCGACCAGTTCCATGAATCTACGGATAGACTCTGGAGTATAACCGCGGCGTCTTAATGCGGATAATGTCACCAGTCTCGGATCATCCCATCCGTCTACGATTCCCTCATCTACTAACTTCTTAATATAACGCTTTCCTGTCACCACATTGGTCAGGTAAAGCTTTGCAAATTCAATCTGTTTCGGAGGATGCTCAAATTCACACTCCTGTACGACCCAGTCATATAACGGCCTGTGATCCTCAAACTCCAGGGTACAGATGGAATGAGTCACACCTTCAAAGGCATCCTCTAGAGGATGGGCAAAATCATACATAGGATAAATACACCAATCCCCGCCAGTGTTGTGATGCTCCATTCTGGCAATACGGTAAAGGATTGGATCCCTCATGTTCATATTGCCGGAAGTCATATCAATCTTAGCGCGGAGCACCTTGCTTCCGTCCTCAAACTCCCCGTTTTTCATCGCCCGGAATAACACAAGATTTTCTTCCGGAGTACGGTCTCTGTATGGGCTGTTTTTTCCCGGCTCCGTCAAAGTCCCTCTGTATTCCCTTATCTCTTCTGGTGTCAGATCACACACATAGGCCTTTCCTTTTTTAATCAAAAGCTCTGCGCATTCATACATCCTGTCAAAATAGCTGGATGCAAAATAAATATTCTGGTCATAGTCTGCTCCGAGCCATTCCACATCCTCTTTGATTGATTCCACATATTCTGTCTTTTCCTTTGTGGGGTTTGTATCATCAAAACGGAAATGAAAATCCCCTCCGTACTCCTTGGCCAGACCATAGTTTAAAAGAATCGACTTGGCATGTCCGATATGCAGGTAACCGTTTGGCTCCGGTGGAAACCTGGTTACAATTTTTTCGTATTTCCCTTCTTTCAGATCCTCATCAATGATCTGCTCAATAAAATTTTTTGAGATGACCTCTTCCATTGTGTCTCCATTCCTCCATACTTTTCATTATTCTTTAATAATATAAGACATAATTTAAATACAATCAAGGGCTTCCCTTACATTTGCCACACCCAGAAGCCGCATCTTTGTCTTGATCTTTAAGCTGTCCACATTTGCCTTGGGCAGAATACAGGTTTTAAATCCAAGCTTCTCTGCCTCCTTGATCCTCTGGTCACCCTGGGATACTCTCCTGATCTCTCCCACAAGACCCACCTCGCCGAAAATGATCGTGTCCTCAGGCAAAGGCAGATTTTTATAGCTGGATGCAATGGCTAAAATGATCCCTAGGTCGATGGCTGGCTCCCCGAGCCTCATACCCCCGGCCAGGTTTACATAGGCGTCACAGCCGCCCAGCTGCAGGCCGACCCTCTTTTCCAAGACTGCCATGAGAAGATTGACCCTGTTGTAGTCGATCCCCACGGCAGTCCTCCTGGGCATCTGGAAGCTGGTTGGGGAGATCAGTGCCTGGATCTCAATGAGAATCGGCCTGGTTCCCTCCAGTGAACATACCACCACAGAACCTGAGGCATCCACAGGACGGCCATTTAACATCATCTTGGATGGATTTTCCACCTCCACAAGACCGTTTCCGCACATCTCAAACACTCCGATCTCATTTGTGGAGCCAAAGCGGTTTTTTACGCCCCTCAGGATCCGGTATGCCGCTTCTCTCTCTCCTTCAAAATAAAGGACCGTATCCACCATATGCTCCAGTGTCCTCGGCCCTGCCACAACGCCTTCCTTTGTCACATGTCCCACAATAAAGACAGCGATATTTTCTTCCTTGGCGATGCGCATCATCTGCGCGGTCACTTCCCTAACCTGAGAAACACTACCCGCCGCAGCGGTGAGTTCTTCACTGTACATGGTCTGGATAGAGTCGATTACCACAAATTCTGGCCGGACCTTCCGAACCGACTCCAGGATCTCTTCTAAATTTGTCTCACAAAACAGGAGAAGCTCATCTTCAAATGTTCCAATCCTCTCAGCGCGCATCTTGATCTGGTGAGCCGACTCTTCCCCGGAAACATACAGAACCTTTCGTTTTGCATTGACTAAATTCCTGCAGACCTGGAGAAGCAGAGTGGATTTACCAATTCCCGGATCTCCTCCCACCAGCGAAAGGGAACCGGTCACAATGCCTCCTCCAAGGACTCTGTCCAGCTCACCGATGCCTGTGGGAATCCGCTCCTCGCTCTTTATAGAAACCTCGGACATACTCATAGGAGAGGCAGAAGCCCGCTTGGGCTTTGCCCCTCCCTTTTTTGTCACTGACTGCTTTTCTTCTACAAAGGTGTTCCATGATTTGCAGGCCGGACACTGTCCCATCCACTTGGACGATTCATGTCCGCACTCGCTGCAGAAAAATACGGTTTTTGCCTTTGCCATATCAGTTCCTGCTCCCTACTGTTTCTTCACACGGACCATAGCGGTCATGCCTGGATTCAACTCAACACTCAGGATCAGCTTTCCTCCGAGGTTTGCCTTCATGGTTCCTACGTTGGTATTGTCTATATACACGCGGTACTCTTGTTCAGGCTCCACTTCCAGGGTTACCTGTACATCCTCTGATGCCTCGATCTCAAATGCCACTCCATCTGTTGTTGCAGCAAAATTATGGACTGCGGATCCCGGTACAGATTCAAAGATCAGCTGTCCGTTCTTATCCAGCTTCGTCATTGTCTTGAAGGTCTTGACTTTGTACATATCCCCTTCAAATTCAATCTTGTCCTTTTTGGCTTTCGTATCTAATGTGTAATCTCCGAAGCTTAATGTCCCATTTTCTTCGCTGCGAAACAACTCTGTTACCACTGACATGTTCTTATCCTCCTATTAAATCTGCATTTGTTATTTTATTATATAATATTTCATACTTATTTACTAGCATCCTTTATCGAAAAAGTAAGGTTTTTGTCTTTTGCTCCGATCGTCAGCACAGTCCCATCATTAAGCTCCCCGTTTAGAATTTTATCCGCCAGAACATCTTCAATCTCACTGGTGATCACACGGCGCAGAGGCCTTGCTCCATAGGTCTCGCTGTAGCCCTTGTCTGCCAGTAGTGCAATGGCTGCAGGAGTGATCTTCAAGGAAACCTGATGATTCTTCATAAGCTGCTCTTTTACATTTTTTAAAAACAGCTTGGTGATCTCCTTTAATTCTTCTTTTGTAAGCATGGTAAATACAATGGTCCCGTCAATTCGATTCAAGAATTCAGGTTTAAATATCTGACGTACCTCTTCCATCACTCCCTGGGTCATCTTCTCGTGGTTTTTCTCCTTGTCAGAGGTCCTCACAAACCCAAGCTGTTTAGGCGAAATGATCCTGGATGCCCCAGCATTGGAAGTCATGATGAGAACGGTATTTTTAAAATCCACCTTTCTGCCGTTGGAATCTGTAATATGCCCGTCATCCAGCACCTGGAGAAGTATGTTAAATACATCCGGATGCGCTTTCTCGATCTCATCCAGAAGAATGACGGAGTAAGGATGTCTCCGGACCTGCTCACTGAGCTGACCGCCCTCCCCGAATCCCACATATCCAGGAGGTGAGCCGATGATCTTCGACACGCTGTGTTTTTCCATATATTCCGACATATCCACACGGATCAGGTCCTCTTCCCTTCCGAACATAGCTCTGGCAAGGCTTTTGGAAAGCTCCGTCTTACCCACGCCGGTAGGCCCTAGAAACAGAAAGGAGCCAATGGGGCGTTTTGGATCCTTTAACCCAACCCTGCTGCGCTTTATGGCTTTTGCCACAGCCTCCACGGCCTTATCCTGTCCGATGACCTGCTTGTGCAGAGTCTTTTCCAGATTCTTGAGCCTCTCCATCTCTCCCTGTTTGAGCTGGTTTACCGGAATCTTTGTCCATAGAGAAATAATCTCTTCCACATCTTCCTTTTCGATAACCGGTACTTTTTTCTGCTGGCTTTCCATCCTTCGGCCCTTTTTATCCAAGCTTTTCTGAAGTACCTCTTTTTGTGCCTTCAGCTCCCGGGCCTCAACGATCTTGCCCCTGCTGATATATGTCTCCATCTCTCTTACGAGAAACTTAAGCTTTTCCTGTTCCTCTTTCATGTCAGCGGGCACTTTCAGAGCCTTCATCCTCTTC
Coding sequences within:
- the radA gene encoding DNA repair protein RadA produces the protein MAKAKTVFFCSECGHESSKWMGQCPACKSWNTFVEEKQSVTKKGGAKPKRASASPMSMSEVSIKSEERIPTGIGELDRVLGGGIVTGSLSLVGGDPGIGKSTLLLQVCRNLVNAKRKVLYVSGEESAHQIKMRAERIGTFEDELLLFCETNLEEILESVRKVRPEFVVIDSIQTMYSEELTAAAGSVSQVREVTAQMMRIAKEENIAVFIVGHVTKEGVVAGPRTLEHMVDTVLYFEGEREAAYRILRGVKNRFGSTNEIGVFEMCGNGLVEVENPSKMMLNGRPVDASGSVVVCSLEGTRPILIEIQALISPTSFQMPRRTAVGIDYNRVNLLMAVLEKRVGLQLGGCDAYVNLAGGMRLGEPAIDLGIILAIASSYKNLPLPEDTIIFGEVGLVGEIRRVSQGDQRIKEAEKLGFKTCILPKANVDSLKIKTKMRLLGVANVREALDCI
- a CDS encoding endosialidase encodes the protein MSVVTELFRSEENGTLSFGDYTLDTKAKKDKIEFEGDMYKVKTFKTMTKLDKNGQLIFESVPGSAVHNFAATTDGVAFEIEASEDVQVTLEVEPEQEYRVYIDNTNVGTMKANLGGKLILSVELNPGMTAMVRVKKQ
- a CDS encoding ATP-dependent Clp protease ATP-binding subunit produces the protein MRKLPLTRYLSHALEEAGKISARLGAENIETLFLLMGLLKMKGSLACEILRMHGVSDELFSEALKERDMEKKRRTKIKSFTPRAEEILSLAGQMAVKYGSDVVGTEHVLLAILKDGENEAVQIMGQKKIQVDAIFIDTLVTMGIDYKSAKNEFSNNTADDYFTEDGSGENILEKFSTDLTQKAKDDELDPMIGREDEMERLMQVLCRRSKNNPCLIGDPGVGKTAIVEGLAARIAEGNVPLNLRDKRVLSLDLTRVIAGTKYRGEFEERMKQIISEVTEDSSVILFIDEIHTMIGAGGSEGAMDASNILKPSLARGDFQLIGATTSEEYTKYFEKDAALVRRFQSILVEEPSSEEAIKILDGLKYKFESHHRVLIPEEVTAYAVDLSCRYVNDRFLPDKAIDVLDEACAKKRMKALKVPADMKEEQEKLKFLVREMETYISRGKIVEARELKAQKEVLQKSLDKKGRRMESQQKKVPVIEKEDVEEIISLWTKIPVNQLKQGEMERLKNLEKTLHKQVIGQDKAVEAVAKAIKRSRVGLKDPKRPIGSFLFLGPTGVGKTELSKSLARAMFGREEDLIRVDMSEYMEKHSVSKIIGSPPGYVGFGEGGQLSEQVRRHPYSVILLDEIEKAHPDVFNILLQVLDDGHITDSNGRKVDFKNTVLIMTSNAGASRIISPKQLGFVRTSDKEKNHEKMTQGVMEEVRQIFKPEFLNRIDGTIVFTMLTKEELKEITKLFLKNVKEQLMKNHQVSLKITPAAIALLADKGYSETYGARPLRRVITSEIEDVLADKILNGELNDGTVLTIGAKDKNLTFSIKDASK
- a CDS encoding glutamine--tRNA ligase/YqeY domain fusion protein, with translation MEEVISKNFIEQIIDEDLKEGKYEKIVTRFPPEPNGYLHIGHAKSILLNYGLAKEYGGDFHFRFDDTNPTKEKTEYVESIKEDVEWLGADYDQNIYFASSYFDRMYECAELLIKKGKAYVCDLTPEEIREYRGTLTEPGKNSPYRDRTPEENLVLFRAMKNGEFEDGSKVLRAKIDMTSGNMNMRDPILYRIARMEHHNTGGDWCIYPMYDFAHPLEDAFEGVTHSICTLEFEDHRPLYDWVVQECEFEHPPKQIEFAKLYLTNVVTGKRYIKKLVDEGIVDGWDDPRLVTLSALRRRGYTPESIRRFMELVGVAKSHSSVDYAMLEYCIRDDLKLKKPRVSAILDPVKLVITNYPEDQVEYMEVKNNQENEEMGVRKVPFCRELYIERDDFKIERPKKYFRLYPGNEVRLMNGYFVTCTDYVTDEDGNVTEVHCTYDPESRGGNSPDGRKVKGTIHWVAVPFAKKAEVRLYENIVDEEKGVYNEDGSINLNPDSLKILTDCYVEPCLLEAAPGDSFQFVRQGYFCLDTKDTTPEHMVFNRIVSMKSSYQPK